The Podospora bellae-mahoneyi strain CBS 112042 chromosome 7, whole genome shotgun sequence genome includes a window with the following:
- the TFC7 gene encoding C6 zinc cluster transcription factor-like protein (COG:G; EggNog:ENOG503NZ77): MPLEVIYVARHGFRSNWLVDHATGTYTATLRSPTGGAADPALTSHGVDQARELGERLLKAEPPIERVYSSLYYRCLQTVEPFVRKAIVTDKRLSIRGETGLGEWYGAANFEHPVPASHEILRPLFPGLLDEEYRPLVTPTRMGEGVDELHDRVARTMDELIAQCDREGVRAVLLCSHAATIIALGRVLTGDMPESIDTEDFRAFTCGLSVYRRRASPAGTVSGTVKCDGDGIATSSGASAAHAADRHKDLAWRGGRGVGGGWMCELNSDCSHLSLGEERGWRFSGDESFLGTASGQSMLDAGQLGVVVEGRGGGSTNRGKL; the protein is encoded by the exons ATGCCACTGGAGGTGATCTACGTGGCCCGTCATGGG TTCAGATCAAACTGGCTCGTTGATCACGCCACTGGCACCTACACAGCGACCCTACGGTCGCCAACTGGCGGAGCGGCTGATCCGGCTCTGACATCCCATGGCGTTGATCAAGCGAGGGAGCTCGGCGAGCGGCTGTTGAAGGCAGAGCCGCCCATTGAGCGCGTCTATTCCAGTCTATACTACCGATGTCTTCAGACAGTCGAACCCTTTGTGCGTAAGGCCATCGTCACTGACAAGCGCCTGTCCATAAGGGGCGAGACTGGTCTGGGTGAGTGGTATGGAGCAGCCAACTTTGAGCACCCGGTCCCAGCGTCCCATGAAATTCTTAGGCCGCTGTTCCCGGGCCTGCTCGACGAAGAGTACAGACCGCTAGTAACGCCGACCCGCatgggagagggtgttgatgagcTGCATGACCGAGTCGCCAGGACCATGGACGAGCTCATTGCTCAGTGCGACAGAGAGGGCGTGCGTGCCGTTCTGCTCTGCTCACATGCTGCCACCATAATCGCTTTGGGCCGAGTGTTGACTGGTGACATGCCGGAGAGCATCGACACTGAGGACTTTCGGGCCTTCACCTGCGGGTTGAGTGTCTACAGGCGACGGGCATCCCCCGCGGGAACGGTATCCGGGACAGTTAAGTGTGACGGCGATGGCATTGCAACCTCGTCAGGGGCCTCTGCTGCACACGCTGCAGATCGTCACAAGGATCTCGCCTGGAGAGGTGGTCGGGGcgttggtggggggtggatgtgtgAGCTCAATAGTGACTGCAGTCATCTTTCACTAGGGGAGGAGCGAGGCTG GCGCTTTTCTGGAGACGAGTCGTTCCTTGGTACTGCTTCGGGACAAAGCATGCTCGATGCTGGACAGCTGGGAGTGGTTGTCGAGGGCAGAGGGGGTGGGTCGACAAATCGGGGAAAGCTTTGA
- a CDS encoding hypothetical protein (EggNog:ENOG503PGRN): MAIIRIPSISELDFTPPATPSSTLGNGKLPSPPNLALSLTPPSTPQTTMSRMDTVLRVRPSLPLDHITAQTRAPSDQLPSIRSLMASVPAPSSRYPGGPFTAPPSPSGSFFSAVSWNGSTSRSSSVERSWMSDQYSPPLLRRGSSDGGSTTMTPSSGRSTPEFPIRSGRRNSSRTEPYSTKRVRGTDAVESSPTVAGEVKKGKRSNQKYTTEQQDFIIYHREDLTKAWKDVERAYIHQWPAADPQDNRKITGVQCIFYRQNLLVPLMNNSDEKLLVLDSPPFLTTNPAGADPKNSDLVLNEDYAEYVVYKGVPHRLEESKVRTYGRPRLLLERSPEELVEHRYDWLPKNYLDAAQELASKRDEQRWRWLQQYGPRPDVWIDSCEPIENRFKVAEGSHLYKMLPRSPAVQPTLEYACRPVRVAEGGNLYKMAREVVQPALDRQYHLGGHCQLIYQSHI; this comes from the exons ATGGCTATCATCAGAATCCCCAGCATTTCTGAGCTGGATTTCACACCACCGGCCACACCTTCCAGCACCCTAGGCAACGGTAAATTACCTAGTCCTCCGAATTTGGCATTGAGCCTCacacctccttcaaccccccaaacgACAATGTCCAGGATGGATACAGTCCTCAGAGTTCGTCCATCACTGCCCCTGGACCATATCACGGCCCAGACGCGTGCACCGTCAGATCAACTTCCGTCAATCCGGTCTCTCATGGCCAGTGTGCCAGCTCCCAGCTCTCGATACCCCGGGGGCCCTTTCACAgctccaccctctccatcgGGCTCATTTTTCTCGGCGGTTTCCTGGAATGGGTCTACCTCTCGCTCAAGCTCAGTAGAGAGATCCTGGATGTCTGACCAGTACTCTCCACCGCTCTTACGCCGCGGCTCATCAGATGGCGGGTCGACAACCATGACTCCCAGTTCCGGGCGGTCAACCCCCGAGTTTCCCATCAGGTCGGGGCGCAGAAACAGCTCCAGAACCGAGCCATACTCTACAAAACGTGTAAGAGGCACTGACGCAGTCGAGTCCTCACCTACAGTAGCAGGCGAGGTCAAAAAGGGGAAGCGCAGCAACCAGAAATACACGACTGAACAACAAGACTTTATTATCTATCACAGAGAAGATCTCACGAAGGCGTGGAAGGACGTCGAACGTGCCTACATCCACCAATGGCCAGCTGCGGACCCGCAGGATAATCGCAAAATCACTGGGGTCCAATGCATTTTTTATCGTCAGAATCTCCTGGTTCCGCTCATGAACAACAGCGATGAGAAGCTACTCGTCTTGGACTCGCCACCATTCTTGACAACCAACCCCGCAGGGGCGGACCCCAAGAACAGTGACTTGGTCCTCAATGAGGATTACGCCGAGTACGTAGTGTACAAGGGTGTTCCTCACCGACTCGAAGAAAGCAAAGTGCGGACGTATGGCCGTCCGAGACTCCTCCTTGAGAGATCGCcggaggagttggttgaaCACCGGTACGACTGGCTTCCGAAAAATTACCTTGACGCCGCTCAGGAACTTG CCTCGAAAAGAGACGAACAAAGATGGCGGTGGCTCCAACAATATGGCCCTCGCCCAGACGTGTGGATCGACAGCTGTGAACCCATCGAGAATCGATTCAAGGTTGCCGAAGGCAGTCATCTGTACAAGATGCTGCCAAGATCCCCAGCTGTTCAGCCAACATTAGAGTACGCATGTCGCCCCGTCAGAGTTGCTGAAGGGGGCAACCTTTACAAGATGGCGCGTGAAGTGGTCCAACCAGCGCTGGACCGCCAATATCATCTCGGGGGCCATTGCCAACTCATCTATCAGTCACATATTTGA
- a CDS encoding hypothetical protein (EggNog:ENOG503NZGK; COG:J), translated as MSADLFAAFADTPSSTAPQQQQPKPAQDSLSFLDFASPAQPQTQAQISQQSAPWPPIQQLAPTQGSSFASAQFGHPQTNNSNVWGDLGGSGGFQRQSTTTQAPPKTSTAGQDDQEDEDDWGDFEAATKPADPPQPPAPLTNITSPPSRTRVTRASTMDLMGNQLFNLGLEDSHKPKRNPDRDVLFDADFEAENGDINEDDFGDFEAVPAPVIEPTTAKPPDDLLGLDVDPAPSSKKAPPGLSLSNAAFQGSPSAYPKAPKSPYGSSFHDRKPDLVKELQVKPPTGVRNIQEVNQASPSPITAWPEVGGGFGNKWEEFKDIPDTTTKPAIKPASQPQIKTTSKSKPAPAPTTNSEWEWQDWGATEEKAPQHSNPPAPPTPSHEPRGPPPTNIPPPSVLLSLCPQLLDLATTTLLKPLLTLSTTSPGYQRIIGSAQTLFFIKGYLALATVVSRLIAGRKQRWHRDKFLSQSMTISAAVAGGKPGMKLAGIDKTQSIREEQEVAEVIEVWKKQVGRLRGVVAAMNSAHHENLKIPELATNMAVTAVKNVPTAPKACVVCGLKRDERVAKVDYEVEDSFGEWWIEFWGHRQCANFWVEHEKELRQRVGMEAPAALLSESSCFGQLQVCMNACDPYFLAFIPSTGDISPDYIGIKLPVSSQLHYRKPQKDKIFRHGTGPDKTHPHHPTPPHTTANLQETREGTALGFGSGFLTGHIYCIYPIGKI; from the exons ATGTCGGCCGATCTCTTTGCGGCTTTCGCAGACACGCCATCAAGCACAGcacctcagcagcaacagccaaaGCCAGCTCAGGACTCCCTCTCCTTTTTGGACTTCGCTTCACCGGCTCAACCGCAAACGCAAGCTCAAATTAGCCAGCAATCCGCACCATGGCCGCCTATTCAGCAGCTGGCACCGACACAAGGAAGCTCTTTTGCGTCAGCTCAGTTCGGTCATCCTCAGACCAATAACAGCAATGTCTGGGGTGATTTGGGTGGATCGGGGGGCTTCCAACGCCAGAGTACGACAACACAAGCGCCTCCAAAAACATCCACAGCAGGACAAGATGAccaggaggatgaagatgactgGGGGGACTTTGAGGCTGCAACGAAGCCAGCCGATCCGCCACAGCCTCCGGCTCCACTGACAAATATCACCAGCCCACCATCTAGAACCCGTGTCACCAGGGCATCGACCATGGACTTGATGGGCAATCAACTGTTCAACCTTGGACTGGAGGACTCGCATAAACCGAAGAGAAACCCGGACCGTGATGTGCTCTTTGATGCCGATTTTGAAGCGGAGAATGGGGACATCAATGAGGATGACTTTGGTGATTTTGAGGCTGTGCCTGCCCCTGTAATAgagcccaccaccgcaaaaCCTCCAGACGACTTGCTTGGGCTAGACGTGGACCCGGCCCCATCATCTAAGAAAGCACCTCCGGGGTTGTCTCTTTCCAACGCGGCTTTCCAGGGGAGTCCTTCAGCTTACCCGAAGGCACCAAAGTCACCCTACGGATCATCTTTTCATGACCGCAAGCCCGATCTTGTGAAGGAACTTCAAGTAAAACCGCCCACAGGAGTACGCAACATCCAGGAAGTGAATCAAGCTTCGCCATCTCCTATTACAGCATGGCctgaggttggtggcggcTTTGGCAACAAGTGGGAGGAGTTCAAAGACATCCCAGATACCACCACAAAACCCGCCATCAAACCAGCTTCACAGCCCCAAATCAAGACAACCTCGAAATCCAagccagccccagccccaacGACAAATTCAGAGTGGGAATGGCAAGACTGGGGAGCAACAGAAGAAAAGGCCCCTCAACATAGCAatccaccggcaccaccaacgccatcaCACGAACCTCGCGGTCCTCCCCCGACCAACATTCCTCCACCTTCGGTTCTTCTCTCACTTTGTCCTCAACTACTCGATCTTGCCACAACGACCCTTCTCAAACCTCTCCTTACTctatcaaccacctccccaggcTACCAACGGATCATCGGCTCCGCCCAGACCCTCTTTTTCATTAAAGGCTACCTAGCTTTAGCCACGGTCGTGTCAAGATTAATAGCAGGTCGGAAGCAGCGTTGGCACAGGGACAAGTTCCTATCACAAAGCATGACCATCTCTGCTGCGGTTGCAGGCGGGAAACCAGGCATGAAACTGGCCGGTATAGATAAGACTCAGTCTATCCGTGAAGAGCAAGAAGTAGCCGAGGTCATCGAGGTTTGGAAGAAGCAAGTCGGTAGGCTACGGGGCGTTGTCGCGGCAATGAACAGTGCTCATCATGAAAACCTCAAGATTCCCGAGCTTGCTACAAACATGGCTGTCACCGCGGTAAAGAATGTACCAACCGCCCCAAAAGCATGCGTTGTCTGCGGACTGAAGCGAGATGAACGGGTCGCCAAGGTGGACTATGAAGTTGAAGACAGTTTCGGTGAGTGGTGGATCGAGTTCTGGGGGCATAGGCAGTGTGCCAACTTCTGGGTGGAGCACGAGAAGGAGCTGCGGCAGAG GGTTGGAATGGAGGCTCCAGCCGCACTGCTCTCGGAATCGTCATGTTTCGGTCAATTGCAGGTGTGCATGAACGCCTGCGACCCCTACTTCCTCGCTTTCATCCCATCTACCGGAGACATATCACCGGATTAcatagg AATTAAACTTCCCGTTTCATCACAGCTTCACTACCGCAAGCCACAAAAGGACAAAATCTTCCGGCACGGGACCGGTCCCGACAAgacacacccacaccaccctACACCACCTCATACAACAGCGAACCTTCAAGAAACGAGGGAGGGCACGGCACTCGGCTTCGGCTCTGGTTTTCTTACAGGTCATATATACTGCATATACCCAAT TGGCAAAATCTGA
- the ADI1_2 gene encoding 1,2-dihydroxy-3-keto-5-methylthiopentene dioxygenase (EggNog:ENOG503NZV9; COG:Q): MDIRSNADTTAGGGSIAGSEAPTTATPTGRDGGGRGEGGNKPKLQLPASCEPPQPGQPPAKQLVWIVFGGTGHMGRSLVKSILSHSDLVTTVGRVFETTPAQIATLNSDSCLGTLCDVRDYASVSKVMEKTLDRFGRIDCIANCSGYGVIGACEDQDEYEVRNQFETNFMGTLHILQASLPYFRQQNGGRYLIFSSTSGALGVPGLGPYCATKYAVEGLIEAMLYEVDSFGIKATLVEPGLVRRDEPAEITNSLPTWGHFLIKPASEAYSHATSPALHAKRMVQWLGDKQPTSAVKCAELVWQLGHCSYPPLRLLLGSYAIESIRDRLRSVTEELEDWKHLNFPVAPSEGEDGGKGGEGGEDGDGQAGEGEGGNIVVEGTSPDGGEN; encoded by the exons ATGGATATCCGCAGCAATGCCGACACAACAGCAGGAGGGGGCTCCATCGCTGGCTCTGAagccccaacaacagctaCACCTacaggccgagatggaggagggagaggagaagggggcaaCAAACCcaagctccagctcccagccaGCTGCGAGCCGCCCCAGCCTGGGCAGCCGCCTGCTAAACAGCTTGTTTGGATT GTCTTCGGCGGAACAGGCCACATGGGCCGGTCCCTCGTCAagtccatcctctcccactcgGACCTCGTCACCACCGTCGGCCGCGTCTTTGAGACGACCCCGGCCCAGATCGCTACTCTCAATTCAGACTCCTGCCTCGGCACTCTGTGCGACGTGCGTGACTATGCTTCCGTGTCGAAAGTGATGGAGAAAACGCTTGATCGCTTCGGGAGGATTGACTGCATAGCCAACTGCTCCGGCTACGGCGTCATCGGCGCGTGTGAAGACCAGGATGAATATGAAGTGCGCAACCAGTTCGAGACGAATTTCATGGGTACTTTGCATATCCTGCAGGCGTCACTGCCGTATTTTCGGCAGCAAAACGGGGGGCGGTATCTGATTTTCAGCTCCACCTCCGGCGCGCTGGGTGTGCCTGGGTTAGGACCGTACTGCGCGACAAAGTATGCGGTGGAGGGGCTGATAGAGGCGATGCTGTACGAGGTTGACAGCTTCGGGATCAAGGCCACGCTGGTGGAGCcggggctggtgaggagggacgAGCCGGCCGAGATTACAAACAGTCTGCCAACTTGGGGGCACTTTTTGATCAAGCCGGCGAGTGAGGCGTATAGTCATGCGACGAGCCCGGCGTTGCACGCGAAGAGGATGGTGCAGTGGTTGGGGGATAAGCAGCCGACGAGCGCGGTGAAGTGTGCGGAGCTGGTGTGGCAGTTGGGGCATTGTTCTTATCCGCCGttgaggttgctgttggggagtTATGCGATTGAGAGTATTAGGGATAGGTTGAGGAGTGTgacggaggagttggaggattgGAAGCATTTGAACTTTCCGGTGGCGCcgtcggagggggaggatggggggaagggaggggagggaggggaggatggggatggacaggcgggggaaggggaggggggaaatattgttgttgaggggacGAGTCcggatggtggggagaaCTGA